One Microlunatus soli genomic window carries:
- a CDS encoding ABC transporter ATP-binding protein: MTDSLVRERAVPTTPPTSAARRRGRPILDVFGLTVDYLTERGPVRSVNEIDLTLHEREIVGVAGESGSGKSTLITALTRLQRPPAVTVGGSISYHPAAGDPVELTTLPDAALRRLRWNEIAIVLQSAMDCLNPVMRLGDQFADALAEHHRGISRKAVKQRIGELLEMVGVPANRARSYPHELSGGMRQRSLIALALACEPRIVVMDEPTTAVDVVMQRQILAQLLSLQDQLGFAVVFVTHDLSLLVQLADRIAIMYAGRIVEEASAAQIYTDPLHPYARGLRDAFPSLHAPLTELSGIAGSPPDLRNPPSGCPFHPRCPQRLEHCASQPPELLTIGDRRVSCHLHDGTDQSASQPSRSTVR; encoded by the coding sequence ATGACTGACAGTCTTGTTCGGGAGCGTGCCGTCCCGACCACCCCACCGACGTCCGCCGCCCGCCGCCGCGGTCGTCCGATCCTGGACGTGTTTGGCCTCACCGTCGACTATCTGACCGAGCGCGGCCCGGTCCGATCGGTCAACGAGATCGACCTGACCTTGCATGAGCGGGAGATCGTCGGCGTCGCAGGAGAGTCCGGATCCGGCAAGTCGACCTTGATCACGGCACTGACCCGGCTGCAACGCCCGCCGGCCGTCACCGTCGGCGGCAGCATCAGCTATCACCCGGCGGCCGGTGATCCGGTCGAGCTGACCACCCTGCCCGATGCGGCCCTGCGACGCCTGCGCTGGAACGAGATCGCGATCGTGCTGCAGTCGGCCATGGACTGCCTGAACCCGGTGATGCGTCTCGGTGACCAGTTCGCCGACGCGTTGGCGGAGCACCATCGCGGCATCAGCCGCAAGGCCGTCAAGCAGCGGATCGGCGAGCTGCTGGAGATGGTCGGCGTCCCGGCCAACCGGGCCCGCAGCTATCCCCACGAGCTGTCCGGTGGGATGCGGCAGCGATCCTTGATCGCACTGGCGTTGGCCTGCGAACCGCGGATCGTGGTGATGGACGAGCCGACCACCGCGGTCGACGTCGTCATGCAACGCCAGATCCTCGCCCAGCTGTTGAGCTTGCAAGATCAGCTCGGGTTCGCGGTCGTCTTCGTCACTCACGACCTGTCGCTGCTGGTGCAGCTCGCCGACCGGATCGCGATCATGTACGCCGGACGCATCGTGGAGGAAGCCAGCGCGGCGCAGATCTACACCGATCCGCTGCACCCCTACGCCCGTGGCCTCCGCGACGCCTTCCCTTCCCTGCATGCGCCGTTGACCGAGCTGTCCGGCATTGCCGGCAGCCCACCGGATCTGCGGAACCCGCCCTCCGGCTGTCCGTTCCACCCCCGCTGCCCGCAGCGGCTGGAACACTGCGCCTCGCAGCCGCCGGAGCTGTTGACGATCGGCGACCGACGGGTCTCCTGCCACCTCCACGACGGCACCGACCAGTCCGCAAGCCAGCCATCGAGGAGCACCGTCCGATGA
- a CDS encoding ABC transporter ATP-binding protein, whose product MTVSPTVSHAPADPESPVVLEAQAVSKHFEVRNTFGRGSTIHAVEDATLQLRRGQIVALVGESGSGKTTLARLLAHFYPVTSGQILLDGEAVDDGRGFGDRAFHSRVQLIFQDPFGALNPQKPVRHNLERALKLHHQFTDKAELEQRVLELMERVNLTPAADLVDAYPHQLSGGQRQRLVIARALAVDPEVLLADEPISMLDVSIRLDILNLLRTLRDEHDLAMLYITHDIASARYLANAVQVMYAGQTVEGGPTESVIQNPQHPYTQLLLESSPDPESSLDPGDALELGEPPNLADPPSGCRFHPRCPSAMDICRTTFPARSETSDGHWTHCWLHLERPDAEQKQAETQQT is encoded by the coding sequence ATGACAGTCTCGCCCACGGTCTCGCACGCACCCGCGGACCCGGAATCCCCAGTGGTCCTTGAAGCACAGGCAGTCAGCAAACACTTCGAGGTGCGCAACACCTTCGGCCGCGGCTCGACGATCCATGCCGTCGAAGACGCCACGCTGCAACTGCGCCGAGGGCAGATCGTCGCCCTGGTCGGCGAGTCGGGCAGCGGCAAGACCACCCTCGCCCGGCTGCTCGCCCACTTCTATCCGGTCACGTCGGGGCAGATCCTGCTGGACGGGGAAGCCGTCGACGACGGGCGCGGATTCGGAGATCGCGCGTTCCACAGCCGGGTCCAGTTGATCTTCCAGGATCCGTTCGGCGCGTTGAACCCGCAGAAACCCGTACGACACAACCTCGAACGAGCCCTCAAGCTGCATCACCAGTTCACCGACAAGGCAGAGCTCGAGCAGCGCGTCCTGGAGCTGATGGAACGCGTCAACCTCACCCCGGCCGCCGATCTGGTCGATGCCTATCCCCATCAGCTGTCCGGTGGCCAACGCCAGCGACTGGTGATCGCTCGCGCCCTCGCGGTCGATCCCGAGGTGCTGCTTGCCGACGAGCCGATCTCGATGCTCGACGTGTCGATCCGGTTGGACATCCTGAACCTGCTCCGCACCCTGCGCGACGAGCACGATCTGGCCATGCTCTACATCACCCACGACATCGCCAGTGCGCGCTATCTGGCCAATGCGGTGCAGGTGATGTACGCCGGCCAGACCGTCGAGGGTGGGCCGACCGAGTCGGTGATCCAGAACCCGCAGCACCCCTACACCCAGCTGCTGCTCGAATCCTCCCCCGATCCGGAGAGCAGCCTGGATCCCGGCGATGCGCTCGAACTCGGTGAGCCGCCGAACCTCGCCGACCCACCGAGCGGCTGCCGCTTCCATCCACGCTGCCCGTCGGCGATGGACATCTGCCGGACCACATTCCCTGCTCGCAGCGAAACCAGCGACGGCCATTGGACGCATTGCTGGCTCCACCTCGAACGCCCCGATGCCGAACAGAAACAGGCCGAAACCCAACAGACGTAG
- a CDS encoding ABC transporter substrate-binding protein has product MKSRIIAVILALALAVAGVSCSTERTKAPTGKVVDTLKLAMGGATSYTQNFNPFSPAANKSPLMNLIFEPLLRVNRADEMKVQPWLAKSYDFSDDGKKLTFHLQEGVTWSDGKPFTSADVKYTLELPNTTDGLAVAPIPDLDSIETPDEHTVIINYKAPQLHDLSNYSKIPRAIVPKHVWEKQDAVKWTNKEPVTTGAFTLESFSPQSIRLKVRDGYWNGKFNGVKHVEIKPFASEESGKQMLLKNEISWAGMSWQNYQDDFVGADPDHNKYWIYPAGFSTGLLFNMKKGPTNDVHVRRALYAAIDADSLSKLFNSGTKTASPTGLEPDSWGSYLPADLVDVRHQQNVELAKSELKASSYSVKDGKLTKGGKSYPLTMTSNSDDTTWKTFGPAIKKQFKEVLGLDVKVKSIPGQQWARDLGNGDFQMIQQYLLSGDDIWASLNSQLNSEYLKPIGTAAVANQGRYHNAEVDKLLQQMGQTLDEAELKKLTAAITKITTDEVPYAPLHSAAYYVNVNSTDWIGWPDPNSADYIPHITQPVDATITIQHLLPNPDKAAGQ; this is encoded by the coding sequence ATGAAGAGCCGCATCATCGCCGTCATCCTGGCCCTGGCATTAGCCGTGGCCGGTGTCTCCTGTTCGACCGAACGCACCAAAGCGCCGACCGGGAAGGTCGTCGACACCTTGAAGCTCGCGATGGGCGGTGCGACCTCGTACACCCAGAACTTCAATCCTTTCTCACCGGCAGCCAACAAGAGCCCGCTGATGAACTTGATCTTCGAGCCGCTGCTCCGGGTCAACCGCGCCGACGAGATGAAGGTGCAACCCTGGTTGGCCAAGTCCTACGACTTCTCCGATGACGGCAAGAAGCTCACCTTCCATCTCCAGGAAGGCGTCACCTGGAGCGACGGCAAGCCGTTCACCTCCGCCGACGTCAAGTACACCCTCGAGCTGCCGAACACGACCGACGGCCTGGCGGTCGCGCCCATTCCTGATCTTGATTCGATCGAGACGCCCGACGAACACACGGTGATCATCAACTACAAGGCGCCGCAGCTGCACGACCTGAGCAACTACAGCAAGATCCCGCGGGCGATCGTTCCCAAGCACGTGTGGGAGAAGCAGGACGCGGTGAAGTGGACCAACAAGGAGCCGGTCACCACCGGGGCCTTCACGCTGGAGTCCTTCAGCCCGCAGTCGATCCGACTGAAGGTCCGCGACGGCTACTGGAACGGCAAGTTCAACGGCGTCAAGCACGTGGAGATCAAGCCATTCGCGTCGGAGGAATCCGGCAAGCAGATGCTGCTCAAGAACGAGATCTCCTGGGCGGGCATGTCCTGGCAGAACTACCAGGACGACTTCGTCGGTGCCGATCCCGATCACAACAAGTACTGGATCTACCCGGCGGGATTCTCCACCGGTCTGCTCTTCAACATGAAGAAGGGGCCGACCAACGATGTGCACGTCCGCCGCGCCCTCTACGCCGCGATCGACGCCGACAGCCTGTCCAAGCTGTTCAACTCCGGCACCAAGACCGCCAGCCCGACCGGCCTGGAGCCGGACAGCTGGGGCAGCTATCTGCCCGCCGACCTGGTCGACGTCCGCCACCAGCAGAACGTCGAGCTGGCCAAGTCCGAGCTGAAGGCGAGCAGCTACAGCGTCAAGGACGGCAAGCTCACCAAGGGCGGCAAGAGCTATCCGCTCACCATGACATCCAATTCCGACGACACGACCTGGAAGACCTTCGGTCCGGCGATCAAGAAGCAGTTCAAGGAGGTCCTCGGACTCGACGTCAAGGTCAAGTCGATCCCGGGGCAGCAGTGGGCTCGTGATCTTGGCAACGGCGACTTCCAGATGATCCAGCAGTACCTGCTGAGTGGCGACGACATCTGGGCCAGCCTCAATTCGCAGCTGAACAGCGAATACCTCAAGCCGATCGGCACCGCGGCGGTCGCCAACCAGGGCCGCTACCACAATGCCGAGGTCGACAAGCTGCTGCAGCAGATGGGCCAGACGCTCGACGAGGCCGAGCTGAAGAAGCTGACGGCTGCGATCACCAAGATCACCACCGACGAGGTGCCGTACGCGCCACTGCACTCGGCCGCCTACTACGTCAACGTGAACTCGACCGACTGGATCGGTTGGCCCGACCCGAACAGCGCCGACTACATCCCGCACATCACCCAGCCGGTGGACGCGACGATCACCATCCAGCACCTGTTGCCCAATCCGGACAAGGCCGCCGGGCAGTAG
- a CDS encoding glycoside hydrolase family 140 protein — protein MSDGTAEIIKPVDRLSLTRRTVLAAGVATWAGSMALDGGTATADEPTDSSTDKPADSSTAAAAKPPWEEHGPIRISDNGRFFQHQDGEPFFWLADTPWLLHKLSREELPTYFEDRRDKGFNVALLQVVPASLAFKNYYGDTPFIGQNMDKPNEPYWEHVDAMVELAAEYGLYMGMDAVWGSVVKSGALTVAGAKRYGTWIAERYRHAPNIVWLIGGDTIAHERLEIWTKLGEAVRQVDPDHLITFHPFGRYSSATWFHNADWLDFHLFQSGHRTYAQAFAEISTEETGVQLPTLWKGEDNWKFVLEDHKLYPPKPTLDGEPSYERVPQGLHDLDQPFWKAEDIRRYAYWAVFAGACGHSYGNGAVMPMHVESDGPVNGYGVRKYWYQGLDDPGAGQLQYLKKLILSRPYFSRIYDPSIVHGDAGWRYDRILTTRGNEYLFAYSYTGRSFSLEMGHISGNQVKVWWYNTRNGASRADGTRTNSGIQTFNPPGGTENGNDWVLVLDDADMRFDKPGTTPSPWN, from the coding sequence ATGTCCGACGGAACCGCGGAGATCATCAAGCCGGTCGATCGGCTGAGCCTGACCCGTCGCACCGTGCTCGCGGCCGGCGTCGCGACCTGGGCCGGGTCGATGGCTCTCGACGGCGGTACGGCAACCGCCGACGAACCCACCGACTCGTCGACCGACAAGCCCGCCGACTCGTCAACCGCTGCGGCCGCCAAGCCGCCGTGGGAGGAGCACGGCCCGATCCGGATCTCCGACAACGGGCGCTTCTTCCAACATCAGGACGGCGAACCGTTCTTCTGGTTGGCTGACACGCCCTGGCTGCTGCACAAGCTGTCCCGCGAAGAACTGCCCACCTATTTCGAGGACCGGCGGGACAAGGGCTTCAACGTCGCCCTGCTGCAGGTGGTGCCGGCCAGCCTGGCGTTCAAGAACTACTACGGCGACACCCCGTTCATCGGTCAGAACATGGACAAGCCGAACGAGCCGTACTGGGAACACGTCGACGCGATGGTCGAGCTGGCCGCCGAATACGGCCTCTACATGGGGATGGACGCGGTCTGGGGTTCGGTGGTCAAGAGTGGTGCGCTCACCGTCGCCGGCGCGAAGCGTTACGGGACCTGGATCGCCGAACGCTATCGGCATGCGCCGAACATCGTCTGGCTGATCGGCGGCGACACCATCGCCCACGAGCGGCTGGAGATCTGGACCAAGCTCGGCGAGGCCGTCCGACAGGTCGATCCTGATCACCTGATCACCTTCCATCCCTTCGGGCGATATTCGTCCGCGACCTGGTTCCACAACGCCGACTGGCTGGACTTCCACCTGTTCCAGTCCGGGCATCGCACCTACGCCCAGGCGTTCGCCGAGATCAGCACCGAGGAGACCGGTGTCCAGCTGCCGACCTTGTGGAAGGGTGAGGACAACTGGAAGTTCGTGCTGGAGGATCACAAGCTGTATCCGCCGAAGCCGACTCTGGACGGCGAGCCGAGCTACGAACGCGTCCCGCAGGGGCTGCATGATCTTGATCAGCCGTTCTGGAAGGCCGAGGACATCCGGCGGTACGCCTACTGGGCGGTGTTCGCCGGAGCGTGCGGGCACTCCTACGGCAACGGTGCGGTGATGCCGATGCACGTCGAGTCCGACGGACCGGTCAACGGTTACGGCGTCCGGAAGTATTGGTACCAGGGGTTGGACGATCCGGGTGCCGGTCAGCTGCAGTATCTGAAGAAGTTGATCTTGTCTCGCCCGTACTTCAGCCGGATCTACGACCCGTCGATCGTGCACGGTGACGCCGGTTGGCGCTACGACCGGATCCTGACCACACGAGGCAACGAGTATCTCTTCGCCTACAGCTACACCGGGCGTTCGTTCTCCTTGGAGATGGGACACATCTCGGGCAACCAGGTGAAGGTCTGGTGGTACAACACCCGCAACGGGGCCAGCCGTGCCGACGGCACCCGCACCAACAGCGGGATCCAGACCTTCAACCCGCCGGGCGGCACCGAGAACGGCAACGACTGGGTGTTGGTGCTGGATGACGCCGACATGAGGTTCGACAAGCCAGGTACCACTCCGTCTCCGTGGAACTGA
- a CDS encoding RuBisCO large subunit C-terminal-like domain-containing protein, protein MDVVRAVYEIETALPLEKTVATIAGEQSTGTFVAVRGETERLTALHAAAVESIVDLPPSGRPPLPGSSGDWADARRARVTIAFPLHNFGASLPNLLAAVAGNLFDLREVGALRLVDLDLPPAFAAAYPGPAFGVLGTRKLVDRGTGPLIGTIIKPSIGLSAAQLAALVAEIAEAGIDFIKDDELQGSAPYLPLAERVRAVMSVLKPYADRTGRMPMYAFNITDDISRLGANHDLVAEAGGSCVMVCVNTVGLAGVQYLRERSELPIHGHRAMFGAFSRWPQLGIGFGAFQKLARLAGVDHLHTNGIANKFYESDDEVLASIEAVRRPFLGGYHILPVLSSGQSAGLAHATYAATGTDDLLVLAGGGVHGHPGGSAAGVRSMQEAWAAAVEGESLESRAAKVPELAAAIEKFGQR, encoded by the coding sequence ATGGATGTCGTACGTGCGGTCTACGAGATCGAGACCGCCCTCCCGCTGGAGAAGACGGTCGCCACCATCGCCGGGGAGCAGTCCACCGGCACCTTTGTCGCGGTGCGCGGTGAGACCGAGCGGCTGACCGCTCTGCATGCCGCAGCCGTCGAATCCATCGTCGACCTGCCACCCAGTGGCCGGCCGCCGCTGCCCGGTTCCTCGGGGGACTGGGCCGACGCCCGACGGGCCCGGGTGACCATCGCCTTTCCGTTGCACAACTTCGGCGCCTCGCTGCCGAATCTGCTGGCCGCGGTCGCCGGCAACCTGTTCGATCTCCGGGAGGTCGGCGCGCTGCGGCTGGTCGACCTCGACCTCCCGCCGGCGTTCGCCGCTGCCTACCCGGGGCCGGCGTTCGGTGTGCTGGGGACCCGCAAGCTGGTCGACCGCGGAACGGGGCCGCTGATCGGAACGATCATCAAACCCAGCATCGGACTCTCCGCAGCCCAGCTGGCGGCCCTGGTGGCCGAGATCGCCGAGGCCGGGATCGACTTCATCAAGGACGACGAGTTGCAGGGCAGCGCGCCCTACCTGCCCTTGGCCGAGCGGGTCCGGGCGGTGATGTCGGTGCTCAAGCCGTACGCCGACCGGACCGGCCGGATGCCGATGTACGCCTTCAACATCACCGACGACATCTCCCGGCTCGGTGCCAATCATGATCTTGTCGCCGAGGCCGGCGGCAGCTGCGTGATGGTCTGCGTCAACACTGTCGGGCTGGCCGGCGTGCAGTACCTGCGGGAGCGATCCGAGCTGCCGATCCACGGCCACCGCGCGATGTTCGGCGCGTTCTCCCGGTGGCCGCAACTCGGGATCGGCTTCGGCGCCTTCCAGAAACTCGCCCGGCTGGCCGGTGTTGATCATCTGCACACCAACGGGATCGCCAACAAGTTCTACGAATCCGACGACGAGGTGCTGGCCTCGATCGAAGCCGTCCGACGGCCCTTCCTCGGCGGTTACCACATCCTGCCGGTGCTGTCCTCGGGACAGTCCGCCGGACTGGCCCATGCGACCTATGCCGCCACCGGCACCGACGATCTGCTGGTGCTCGCCGGCGGCGGCGTCCACGGCCACCCCGGCGGATCGGCAGCGGGTGTCCGGTCGATGCAGGAAGCCTGGGCGGCAGCGGTCGAGGGGGAGTCGCTGGAGTCCCGAGCGGCGAAGGTCCCCGAGCTCGCCGCAGCGATCGAGAAGTTCGGTCAGCGGTAG
- a CDS encoding YajQ family cyclic di-GMP-binding protein, which translates to MASESSFDIVSKVDRQEVDNALNQAAKEVRQRFDFRNTDAAIAWSGELIEMEANSEERVNAVLDVFQTKLLRRGVSLKALDAGDPRTSGKLVKITASIKEGISTENAKKVSKLIRDEGPKGVKAQIQGEELRVSSKKRDDLQAVQALIKEQDYDFAVQFTNYR; encoded by the coding sequence ATGGCATCGGAGAGTTCATTCGACATCGTCAGCAAGGTCGACCGCCAGGAGGTGGACAACGCGCTGAACCAGGCCGCCAAGGAGGTCCGGCAGCGATTCGACTTCCGCAACACCGATGCGGCGATCGCCTGGTCCGGTGAGTTGATCGAGATGGAGGCCAACTCCGAGGAGCGGGTGAATGCCGTCCTGGACGTCTTCCAGACCAAGCTGCTGCGCCGCGGCGTCAGCCTCAAGGCGCTGGACGCCGGCGACCCGCGGACCTCCGGCAAGCTGGTCAAGATCACCGCCTCGATCAAGGAGGGGATCAGCACCGAGAACGCCAAGAAGGTCTCCAAGCTGATCCGCGACGAGGGCCCGAAGGGCGTCAAGGCGCAGATCCAGGGCGAGGAACTGAGGGTCAGCAGCAAGAAGCGGGACGACCTGCAGGCCGTCCAGGCGTTGATCAAGGAACAGGACTACGACTTCGCGGTGCAGTTCACCAACTACCGCTGA
- a CDS encoding RpiB/LacA/LacB family sugar-phosphate isomerase has translation MVNNNAEPQNYRIGLATDDAAVTLRNHLAEILRNDQRVAEVVDFGVPDADDHTPYPVPVIRAAEAVRDGRLDRAIVLGGTGLGEAICANKVRGIRAAVATDPFSLERSVLSNNCQVLALGERVVGLPLAARLVTDWLGYTFDPQSPSAAKVAVITEYEKTGRLDWPRRPEHGSR, from the coding sequence ATGGTGAACAACAATGCAGAACCGCAGAACTACCGGATCGGACTGGCCACTGACGACGCGGCGGTCACCCTGCGGAATCACCTGGCCGAGATACTCCGGAACGATCAGCGGGTTGCCGAGGTCGTCGACTTCGGCGTTCCCGACGCCGACGACCACACCCCCTACCCGGTCCCGGTCATCCGGGCGGCCGAAGCCGTCCGGGACGGACGACTCGACCGGGCCATCGTGCTCGGTGGGACCGGTCTCGGAGAAGCGATCTGCGCCAACAAGGTCCGCGGCATCCGGGCAGCGGTCGCGACCGATCCGTTCTCACTGGAGCGTTCCGTGCTGTCCAACAACTGCCAGGTGCTGGCGCTCGGCGAGCGGGTGGTCGGCCTGCCGCTGGCCGCCCGGCTGGTCACCGACTGGCTCGGCTACACCTTTGATCCGCAGTCTCCGTCAGCGGCAAAGGTCGCGGTGATCACCGAATACGAGAAGACCGGCCGCCTGGACTGGCCTCGGCGACCTGAGCATGGATCGCGATGA
- a CDS encoding GntR family transcriptional regulator gives MTEGVPQLPSQRALGDLVTDVMRDMITGGRFEPGQHLKESELADALDVSRGPIRQALARLEQEGHVEIRRHRGAFISTLTRTDVEEVHTLRGAIERLAASRACTRLDATGFAELDAVLDEMKSVSTPIAPEDAARLDLRFHDIIYTYSQHGRVQRVWESIRGQVTVFLRARNASFPDFGQVGHSEHKELRDALALADPRAAEDAIDKHILGAYERLKRLDLPDR, from the coding sequence ATGACCGAGGGCGTGCCCCAGTTGCCGTCGCAGCGCGCGCTGGGTGATCTCGTCACCGACGTGATGCGTGACATGATCACCGGTGGCCGGTTCGAGCCCGGTCAGCACCTCAAGGAGTCCGAGCTCGCCGACGCGCTGGACGTGAGCCGCGGCCCGATCCGGCAGGCGCTGGCACGTTTGGAGCAGGAGGGCCACGTGGAGATCCGCCGGCACCGCGGCGCCTTCATCAGCACCCTCACCCGGACGGATGTGGAAGAGGTGCACACGCTGCGCGGCGCCATCGAGCGACTGGCCGCCAGCCGCGCCTGCACCCGGCTGGACGCGACCGGCTTCGCCGAGCTGGACGCGGTCCTGGACGAGATGAAGAGCGTCAGCACCCCGATCGCCCCCGAGGACGCCGCCCGGCTCGACCTCCGCTTCCACGACATCATCTACACCTACAGCCAGCACGGCCGAGTGCAGCGCGTCTGGGAGTCCATCCGTGGTCAGGTCACGGTCTTCCTGCGCGCCCGCAACGCCAGCTTCCCCGACTTCGGGCAGGTCGGGCACAGCGAGCACAAGGAACTGCGCGACGCACTCGCGCTGGCCGATCCGCGCGCCGCCGAGGACGCGATCGACAAGCACATCCTCGGCGCCTACGAACGCCTGAAGCGGCTCGATCTGCCGGACCGCTGA
- a CDS encoding GH39 family glycosyl hydrolase: protein MTADIAPTHVSRTRLGSFPRALPSDPDAPHVRSARVDVDAADSQGPLTPAWESIGYDEINWTYTPTGKRLLQKFSSERGGYHVRPHYVFCSGSGFGIPHWGSGNVYHEDADGNPIYDFTIVDQAYDAIVDAGHHVLVELGFTPRDLLGDEAAALTVVPSPTVYTSYEAGAWGYPPRDYDKWGGLVAALVEHCVQRYGEQEVSSWLWELWNEPDISYWRGSLDQFNRLYTVTARAVRSVLPTGKVGGPTVTDGGLEFLKGFLDYTSSRNEPLDFISFHTKGSYFTNREYRPIGSPPSEQLSPSSTKMINDIREFNRAIAQYEQYRQLPVYVDECDASVPAHFGTYDNPNYEFQNTEYYPVFQAKLMKKILDLNTEEVVQVERATSWSFYFEGERYFEGTRSFQTAGGVEKPLLNGYRMLSLLGTERIAATSDAGWTLDDLDPEAGRSMGEEVDALASRAEDGTLAILVWRHTDDQYRTSTDEATVRLTVRNAPVGTLGLTHYRIDAEHSNAHTRWKELGSPQDPTPEQLTKITARQGLEELEETTTVQADPDGTITIDVSLPLPAASLLLLRPERR, encoded by the coding sequence ATGACCGCCGATATCGCCCCCACCCACGTCAGTCGCACCCGCTTGGGTTCGTTTCCGCGCGCGCTGCCCAGCGACCCCGACGCACCACACGTACGGTCCGCACGGGTCGACGTGGATGCCGCCGACAGTCAGGGACCGTTGACGCCGGCGTGGGAGAGCATCGGCTACGACGAGATCAACTGGACCTACACGCCGACCGGCAAACGCCTGCTGCAGAAGTTCTCCTCCGAGCGCGGCGGCTACCACGTCCGACCGCACTACGTCTTCTGTTCCGGCAGCGGCTTCGGCATCCCGCACTGGGGCTCGGGCAACGTCTATCACGAGGATGCCGACGGCAACCCGATCTACGACTTCACGATCGTCGATCAGGCCTACGACGCGATCGTCGACGCCGGGCATCACGTGCTGGTCGAGCTCGGTTTCACCCCGCGCGACCTGCTCGGTGACGAAGCGGCCGCGTTGACGGTCGTGCCCAGCCCGACCGTCTACACCTCTTATGAGGCAGGGGCCTGGGGCTATCCGCCCCGCGACTACGACAAGTGGGGCGGCCTGGTGGCAGCGCTCGTCGAGCATTGCGTGCAGCGCTACGGCGAGCAGGAGGTCTCGAGCTGGTTGTGGGAGCTGTGGAACGAGCCGGACATCTCCTACTGGCGCGGTTCGCTGGACCAGTTCAACCGGCTCTACACCGTCACCGCCCGAGCCGTCCGCAGCGTGCTGCCGACCGGCAAGGTCGGCGGGCCGACCGTGACCGACGGCGGACTGGAATTCCTCAAGGGCTTCCTGGACTACACCTCCAGCCGCAATGAGCCGTTGGACTTCATCTCCTTCCACACCAAGGGGAGCTACTTCACCAATCGGGAGTACCGACCGATCGGCAGCCCGCCGTCGGAACAGCTCAGCCCGTCGTCGACGAAGATGATCAACGACATCCGTGAGTTCAACCGGGCTATCGCGCAGTACGAGCAGTATCGGCAGTTGCCGGTCTACGTCGACGAGTGCGACGCCTCCGTGCCGGCGCACTTCGGGACCTATGACAATCCCAACTACGAGTTCCAGAACACCGAGTACTACCCGGTGTTCCAGGCCAAGCTGATGAAGAAGATCCTCGACCTCAATACCGAGGAAGTGGTGCAGGTCGAGCGCGCCACCTCCTGGAGCTTCTACTTCGAGGGTGAGCGCTACTTCGAAGGCACCCGGTCGTTCCAGACCGCCGGCGGCGTGGAGAAGCCACTGCTGAACGGCTATCGGATGCTGTCCCTGCTCGGCACCGAGCGGATCGCCGCGACATCGGACGCCGGTTGGACGCTCGACGACCTGGACCCGGAGGCCGGCCGCAGCATGGGCGAGGAGGTCGACGCCCTCGCCTCACGGGCGGAAGACGGAACGCTGGCGATCCTGGTCTGGCGACACACCGATGATCAATATCGGACCAGCACCGACGAGGCCACGGTCCGACTGACGGTGCGGAATGCTCCGGTCGGCACCCTAGGGCTTACCCACTACCGGATCGATGCCGAGCACAGCAACGCCCACACCCGATGGAAGGAACTGGGCTCACCGCAGGATCCGACCCCGGAGCAACTGACCAAGATCACCGCGCGGCAGGGGCTGGAGGAGCTCGAGGAGACGACAACGGTCCAGGCCGATCCGGACGGAACGATCACCATCGACGTCTCGCTCCCGCTGCCGGCGGCGTCGCTG